The genomic region AAGGAGATCTCGTCTGGGTCAGAGATGTGAGAAACAAAGTGCCAATCGCAATTGGAAAAGCGCTCATTTCCGCTGGAGAAATGTTGAAAAAGAAGCCTGGCAAAGCTATCAAAACGATTCATTTTGTTGGCGACCGACTTTGGAAGTTTAGTGAAGAATAACGGTCGGATTCTCTACCTTTTTTGGGCGGGCCGAAATGATCGAATTGCCACCGACATTCCAGTCACCACCAGGAAAGTCTGATTGAACCTCACGAACAAATCTGAAAGAATAAACTAATAATACGATCCCGATCTATTGTTGATTACGGAGGGAACACTCATTAACGCGGAAAGGAAAAACGAGAAGAAAAAGAAGGCAAAAGATAAGAAAAAAGTGGACGAGGCCAAGAAGCTGAAATTCTTGAAATTGACAAAACGAGAAGAAGAGGCGATGAGAAAGCCGGAACTTTACCGCTGCAGGAACTGTGGCGAAGTTTTCAGACGTTCGGAAGGGGAACTTATTAGGGAGGATTCTGAGGGGTACTTCTACTGCTATAAGTGCCTGGACTCAATGAAGGAAAAGAAAAGGGATGTCATAAGAGAGGTATGATCTCGTAAAGTTTTGTCCCCCAGCGACTTCAGGAGTGGGTCAACTTCAGGTTATTGCCCTTGGTTGAATGCCTTTGGCGAAATCTAATATGGAAGCGTGATTGATAGGCGCCAGCCTTAGCATTGAGAAAAGATTAATAACGAGACAGGCAATTACAAACAAGGGATGCGATGCCGCTGATTAAGAGGCCTTTCGGAAAGAGCAAGGAGGAAGTCGAGACAGTTGAGAGCGACCAGTATATCGACTTGGGTCAGCTCAGTTTTGATGAGGGGAGCCCGCTTTCTGGCAAAGGGATGGTGAAGGTAGCCGAGATTTATAGGTACGAGGATCTGCAGACGATCACTCAACCTGTTTATAATGGCAACATATTGATAATCGACTACTCGGCGATTGCGAACGACTCTTTGACCTTGAAGAGGGTGACCAGTGAGTTGAAGGCAGTTGCAAGAGACACAAATGGAGATGTTGCCGCAATTGGTCGAAATTTCTTGGTCGTTGCCCCAAACGGAATTAAAATTGACAGGCAGAAGATCAAGGGCGGATTCACCTAGTCTTCCTAGCGACTTCTTTCTTCGGCTCGATCAATTCGCTATAACAATTTATTTTCGGCGATCTTTGGCGAATTTGAATTAGGTCCCCTTGACCAGTACCATCGTATGTCAATAACGATATATATTCTATTAGCGATTGCTTTCTGGTGCCAGAATTCAAGGTGGTTCATGATAGTGTCCACGGGAGCGTGCGTCTAGAAGGAGTCTTTCTTGAACTCTTAGAGCGCCCTGAAATGCAGCGTCTTCATGGTATTCACCAGCTCGGCCTTGCGCATCTCGTATTCCCTGGCGCAAATCACACGCGGCTTGA from Methanomassiliicoccales archaeon harbors:
- the sepF gene encoding cell division protein SepF; this encodes MPLIKRPFGKSKEEVETVESDQYIDLGQLSFDEGSPLSGKGMVKVAEIYRYEDLQTITQPVYNGNILIIDYSAIANDSLTLKRVTSELKAVARDTNGDVAAIGRNFLVVAPNGIKIDRQKIKGGFT